In Ascaphus truei isolate aAscTru1 chromosome 7, aAscTru1.hap1, whole genome shotgun sequence, one genomic interval encodes:
- the LOC142499284 gene encoding ferroportin-like — MMNRTSDQKHSEGCSGSIINYLTSAKFLLYLTHALSTWGDHMWNFAVSIFLVELYGYSLLLTAVYGLVLSGSVLLLGAIIGDWVDRNPRLKAARSSLIVQNVSVILCGIILMMIFMNKAQLMAAQNSWLLTSCYILVIIIASIANLGSTATGITIERDWIVVVAGGDKCTLAGMNATIRRIDQVTNILAPMAVGQIMTFGSLVIGCGFVVGWNLTSVCVEYLLLRKVYEKIPELANKSRRKEEQEMKQLNVHGDNEHNTPNEVENLVTDNASTICRPQKEDKNTCFSQIAKPFHTFRDGWILYYKQPFFLAGMGLSFLYMTVLGFDSITVGYAYTQGLTSSVLSILIGVSAIAGILGTMAFTWLQRKCGLIQTGFISGIAQISSLVFCVVSVFMPGSSMDLSVSPYFNINSTHNLDGNSFFTVAPHVWSTANFTSDIENSVNKSTTVNTAIEFSSNTVPLTSVILLFTGIIAARAGLWSFDLTVTQLIQENVNESERGIVNGVQDSMNCLLDLLHFFMVIMAPNPEAFGLLVLISVSFVVMGHIMYYRYAYKTLGKKLYTCCQVSSRRPLPVTSNSQEVISANT, encoded by the exons ATGATGAATAGAACAAGTGATCAAAAGCACAGTGAGGGGTGCAGTG GATCCATTATCAATTATTTGACATCAGCAAAGTTTCTTCTTTACCTCACCCATGCGCTCTCCACCTGG GGAGATCATATGTGGAATTTTGCAGTATCCATCTTTCTGGTTGAACTTTATGGCTACAGCTTACTGCTGACCGCAGTCTATGGGCTGGTGCTTTCTGGGTCTGTCCTCCTGCTTGGAGCCATCATTGGAGACTGGGTGGACAGGAACCCAAGACTTAAAG CGGCACGGTCATCTTTGATTGTACAGAATGTCTCTGTTATCCTCTGTGGGATCATCCTGATGATGATTTTCATGAATAAAGCGCAGCTTATGGCAGCTCAGAACAGCTGGCTCTTG ACATCTTGCTACATTTTAGTGATCATAATAGCAAGCATTGCAAATCTGGGGAGCACTGCTACAGGTATCACTATTGAGAGAGACTGGATCGTGGTAGTAGCAGGTGGTGATAAATGCACACTGGCAG GTATGAATGCCACAATTCGAAGGATAGACCAAGTAACCAATATTTTGGCACCAATGGCAGTTGGGCAGATAATGACGTTTGGCTCACTGGTGATTGGCTGTGGATTTGTTGTGGGTTGGAACTTGACTTCAGTCTGTGTGGAATACCTGCTGCTAAGGAAAGTGTATGAGAAGATACCAGAATTGGCCAACAAGAGTAGACGAAAAGAAGAACAGGAGATGAAACAACTAAATGTGCATGGAG ATAATGAACACAACACACCAAATGAAGTTGAAAATTTGGTTACTGACAATGCATCAACAATTTGTAGGCCTCAGAAAGAAGACAAGAACACCTGTTTTTCCCAGATTGCAAAACCTTTCCACACATTCCGGGATGGATGGATCCTGTATTACAAGCAGCCTTTTTTCCTTGCTGGTATGGGCCTTTCATTCCTCTACATGACCGTTTTAGGCTTTGATTCTATTACAGTTGGATATGCTTACACGCAAGGTCTGACCAGCTCTGTACTCAGTATCTTAATTGGAGTATCAGCCATTGCAGGCATTCTAGGAACGATGGCTTTCACATGGCTACAGAGAAAATGTGGTCTGATACAGACGGGCTTTATCTCTGGGATTGCCCAAATTTCTAGCCTGGTGTTTTGCGTGGTTTCTGTTTTCATGCCGGGAAGTTCTATGGATTTGTCAGTTTCCCCATATTTCAACATCAACAGCACACATAACCTGGATGGAAATTCATTTTTCACAGTTGCTCCTCATGTATGGTCCACAGCTAACTTTACCAGTGACATTGAAAACTCTGTTAATAAATCTACTACAGTCAACACAGCCATTGAGTTCAGTTCCAACACAGTGCCTTTAACTTCAGTTATACTGCTGTTCACAGGAATCATTGCAGCTAGAGCTG GTCTTTGGTCCTTTGATTTAACAGTGACGCAGCTGATTCAAGAAAATGTGAATGAGTCAGAGCGAGGGATTGTAAATGGTGTTCAGGACTCGATGAATTGCCTTCTGGACTTACTCCATTTTTTCATGGTTATCATGGCGCCCAATCCAGAAGCCTTTGGACTACTTGTGCTTATCTCAGTCTCATTTGTTGTTATGGGTCACATCATGTATTACCGTTATGCCTACAAAACTCTCGGAAAGAAGCTCTATACTTGCTGCCAAGTGTCTTCAAGAAGACCTCTTCCAGTGACTTCTAATTCCCAAGAAGTTATTTCTGCCAATACTTAA